Proteins found in one Chlamydia pneumoniae TW-183 genomic segment:
- the aaxB gene encoding pyruvoyl-dependent arginine decarboxylase AaxB: MAYGTRYPTLAFHTGGIGESDDGMPPQPFETFCYDSALLQAKIENFNIVPYTSVLPKELFGNIVPVDTCVKSFKHGAVLEVIMAGRGAALSDGTHAIATGIGICWGKDKNGELIGGWAAEYVEFFPTWINDEIAETHAKMWLKKSLQHELDLRSIAKHSEFQFFHNYINIKQKFGFCLTALGFLNFENAEPAKVN; this comes from the coding sequence ATGGCTTACGGAACTCGTTATCCCACGCTAGCATTCCATACAGGGGGCATTGGTGAATCTGATGACGGTATGCCCCCACAACCCTTTGAAACTTTCTGCTACGATTCTGCTCTTCTACAAGCAAAAATCGAAAATTTTAATATCGTCCCTTATACATCTGTACTTCCTAAAGAGCTCTTTGGGAATATCGTTCCTGTAGATACCTGTGTAAAATCTTTCAAACACGGCGCTGTCCTTGAAGTAATCATGGCGGGTCGTGGTGCTGCTCTCTCTGACGGAACCCATGCGATCGCCACCGGAATCGGCATTTGCTGGGGTAAAGATAAAAATGGAGAGCTTATTGGCGGATGGGCAGCAGAATATGTTGAATTCTTCCCTACATGGATAAATGACGAAATTGCAGAAACCCATGCTAAAATGTGGTTGAAAAAATCCCTACAACACGAACTTGACCTACGCTCTATAGCAAAGCATAGCGAATTCCAATTCTTCCATAATTACATCAACATCAAACAAAAATTCGGTTTTTGCTTAACTGCATTAGGATTCCTAAATTTCGAAAATGCTGAACCAGCTAAGGTAAATTAA
- the aroB gene encoding 3-dehydroquinate synthase translates to MLQTMMSETIITTPHVVKLISNFFQKKLFSSISTAYPLVIITDVSVQQHLLGPILDHIKMLGYQVIVLTFPPGEPNKTWETFISLQYQLVDQNISPKSSIIGIGGGTVLDMTGFLAATYCRGLPLYLIPTTITAMVDTSIGGKNGINLRGIKNRLGTFYLPKEVWMCPQFLSTLPREEWYHGIAEAIKHGFIADAYLWEFLNSHSKMLFSSSQILHEFIKRNCQIKAAIVAEDPYDRSLRKILNFGHSIAHAIETLAKGTVNHGQAVSVGMMIETRISLAEGVMKTPQLIDQLERLLKRFNLPSTLKDLQSIVPEHLHNSLYSPENIIYTLGYDKKNLSQHELKMIMIEHLGRAAPFNGTYCASPNMEILYDILWSECHVMRHC, encoded by the coding sequence ATGCTCCAAACTATGATGTCAGAGACAATAATTACGACTCCCCATGTAGTGAAACTCATATCCAACTTCTTCCAGAAGAAGTTGTTCTCTTCTATATCCACAGCGTATCCCTTAGTCATTATTACAGACGTTTCAGTACAACAGCATCTCCTAGGTCCTATCTTAGACCATATTAAAATGTTAGGATATCAAGTCATTGTCCTAACCTTTCCTCCTGGAGAACCTAACAAAACCTGGGAAACATTCATATCTCTACAATATCAGCTTGTAGATCAGAATATCTCTCCGAAATCTTCAATTATTGGAATTGGAGGGGGGACTGTTTTAGATATGACAGGATTTTTAGCTGCTACATATTGTCGAGGGCTCCCTCTATATCTAATTCCCACGACGATCACCGCAATGGTAGATACGAGTATCGGGGGGAAAAATGGAATCAACTTACGAGGAATCAAAAATCGACTGGGGACATTCTACTTACCCAAGGAAGTATGGATGTGTCCTCAGTTCCTCTCTACACTCCCAAGAGAAGAATGGTATCATGGAATTGCAGAAGCAATAAAACATGGATTCATCGCGGATGCTTATCTCTGGGAATTTCTAAATAGCCATAGTAAAATGCTATTTTCTTCATCGCAGATCCTCCACGAGTTCATCAAAAGAAACTGCCAAATCAAAGCGGCGATTGTCGCTGAAGATCCCTATGACCGAAGTCTGAGAAAAATCCTAAACTTCGGTCACTCCATAGCCCACGCTATAGAAACCCTGGCAAAAGGAACGGTAAATCATGGCCAAGCCGTAAGTGTCGGTATGATGATAGAAACAAGAATATCTCTTGCTGAAGGAGTTATGAAAACCCCACAACTCATAGACCAACTTGAAAGACTCCTAAAACGATTTAATCTCCCTTCTACTTTGAAAGATTTACAATCTATTGTTCCGGAACATCTCCACAACAGCTTGTATAGTCCTGAAAATATCATCTACACTTTAGGATACGATAAAAAAAATCTTTCTCAACACGAACTAAAAATGATCATGATAGAGCATCTAGGTCGTGCAGCTCCCTTTAATGGTACCTATTGTGCATCTCCAAATATGGAGATTCTCTATGATATACTATGGAGTGAGTGTCATGTTATGCGCCACTGTTAG
- a CDS encoding NAD(P)/FAD-dependent oxidoreductase, giving the protein MRIAVLGAGYAGLSVTWHLLLHSQGTATIDLFDPIPLGEGASGMSSGLLHAFTGKKALKPPLADQGINATHALITEASKALNVPIVISQGILRPAIDEDQAQLFTERVEEFPKEVEWWEKARCEISIPSMVIPPNLGALFIKSGVTLNNDLYIQGLADACMKLGTQFYDELIEDLADIEEFYDHIIVTPGANASILPELKDMPVNKVKGQLLEISWPKDLAMLSFSINAHKYMVANTQKNTCILGATFEHNQPEETPDPAIAYQEIMPPVLSLFPGLKDAQVLHCYAGMRSSSKSRLPVISRIREKLWFLGGLGSKGLLYHGITGDMLAQAVLRKSTAYIAKEFLFTI; this is encoded by the coding sequence ATGCGTATAGCCGTTTTAGGAGCAGGATATGCAGGACTCTCTGTAACTTGGCATCTGCTTCTCCACTCCCAGGGGACTGCAACTATCGATCTCTTTGATCCTATTCCCTTAGGAGAAGGAGCCTCTGGAATGTCTTCAGGACTCCTCCATGCTTTCACGGGGAAAAAAGCTCTCAAGCCTCCCCTGGCAGATCAAGGAATCAATGCTACACACGCGTTAATCACAGAAGCTAGTAAAGCCCTCAACGTACCTATTGTGATTTCTCAAGGGATCTTAAGACCGGCAATTGACGAGGATCAAGCTCAGCTATTCACGGAGCGTGTTGAAGAATTCCCCAAAGAAGTCGAATGGTGGGAGAAGGCTCGTTGCGAAATCTCCATTCCCAGTATGGTCATCCCCCCAAATCTCGGAGCACTATTCATAAAGAGTGGGGTAACTCTAAATAATGATCTCTATATTCAGGGATTGGCTGACGCCTGCATGAAATTAGGGACACAATTCTATGATGAGCTCATTGAGGACCTTGCCGATATTGAAGAGTTCTATGATCATATCATAGTGACTCCAGGAGCCAACGCCTCGATTCTTCCTGAACTTAAAGACATGCCGGTAAATAAAGTAAAAGGACAGTTGCTGGAGATCAGTTGGCCTAAAGATCTTGCCATGCTCTCATTCAGTATCAATGCTCATAAATATATGGTCGCCAATACACAAAAGAATACCTGCATTTTAGGGGCGACTTTCGAACACAACCAACCCGAAGAGACTCCTGATCCCGCTATTGCCTATCAGGAAATCATGCCTCCTGTGCTCTCGCTATTTCCAGGACTTAAAGATGCTCAAGTCCTGCACTGTTATGCTGGCATGCGCTCTTCTAGCAAATCACGTCTTCCTGTCATCTCTAGGATTAGGGAAAAACTCTGGTTCTTAGGAGGACTCGGGTCGAAAGGACTCCTGTATCACGGGATTACAGGAGACATGCTCGCTCAGGCAGTTCTACGAAAATCTACAGCTTATATTGCTAAAGAATTTCTATTTACTATTTAA
- the aroC gene encoding chorismate synthase, protein MKNSFGSLFSFTTWGESHGPSIGVVIDGCPAGLELHESDFVPAMKRRRPGNPGTSSRKENDIVQILSGVYKGKTTGTPLSLQILNTDVDSSPYENSERLYRPGHSQYTYEKKFGIVDPNGGGRSSARETACRVAAGVVAEKFLANQNIFTLAYLSSLGSLTLPHYLKISPELIHKIHTSPFYSPLPNEKIQEILTSLHDDSDSLGGVISFITSPIHDFLGEPLFGKVHALLASALMSIPAAKGFEIGKGFASAQMRGSQYTDPFVMEGENITLKSNNCGGTLGGITIGVPIEGRIAFKPTSSIKRPCATVTKTKKETTYRTPQTGRHDPCVAIRAVPVVEAMINLVLADLVLYQRCSKL, encoded by the coding sequence ATGAAAAATAGCTTTGGCTCTTTGTTTTCTTTTACAACATGGGGAGAATCCCACGGTCCCTCAATCGGAGTTGTAATCGATGGTTGTCCCGCAGGACTCGAGCTCCATGAATCAGATTTTGTTCCTGCCATGAAGCGCCGTCGTCCAGGAAATCCAGGAACCTCATCGCGCAAAGAAAACGATATCGTGCAAATCCTCTCTGGAGTTTATAAAGGAAAGACCACAGGCACTCCCCTATCCCTGCAAATCCTCAATACTGACGTAGATAGCTCCCCTTATGAAAACAGTGAAAGGCTCTACCGTCCTGGCCACTCCCAATATACCTATGAAAAGAAATTCGGAATTGTAGATCCTAACGGAGGAGGTCGCTCCTCAGCTCGAGAGACGGCATGTCGCGTCGCTGCTGGCGTAGTTGCAGAGAAATTCCTCGCGAATCAAAACATTTTTACTTTAGCCTACCTCTCCTCGTTAGGATCTCTAACCCTCCCTCACTACCTGAAGATCTCCCCCGAGCTCATCCACAAGATTCACACCTCGCCATTCTATTCACCGTTACCTAATGAGAAAATCCAAGAGATCCTTACTTCTCTACACGACGACTCTGATTCTCTAGGTGGGGTGATTTCTTTCATAACGTCTCCAATCCACGACTTTCTAGGGGAACCCCTCTTTGGGAAAGTGCACGCCCTCTTAGCAAGTGCTTTAATGAGCATCCCCGCCGCTAAAGGATTCGAAATAGGAAAAGGGTTTGCCTCTGCTCAAATGAGAGGTTCACAATATACTGATCCCTTCGTCATGGAAGGAGAAAACATTACCTTGAAGTCTAACAACTGTGGAGGCACACTAGGAGGCATAACTATAGGAGTTCCTATAGAAGGGCGCATAGCATTTAAACCTACCTCTTCGATAAAGCGACCCTGTGCTACAGTGACAAAGACAAAAAAAGAAACTACCTATAGGACACCTCAAACAGGACGTCATGATCCTTGTGTCGCCATACGCGCTGTCCCTGTTGTTGAGGCTATGATAAACCTTGTTCTTGCAGATCTTGTATTATACCAACGATGCTCCAAACTATGA
- a CDS encoding shikimate kinase encodes MTIILCGLPTSGKSSLGKALAKFLNLPFYDLDDLIVSNYSSALYSSSAEIYKAYGDQKFSECEARILETLPPEDALISLGGGTLMYEASYRAIQTRGALVFLSVELPLIYERLEKRGLPERLKEAMKTKPLSEILTERIDRMKEIADYIFPVDHVDHSSKSSLEQASQDLITLLKS; translated from the coding sequence ATGACAATTATTCTATGTGGTCTACCCACAAGCGGAAAGTCTTCGCTCGGGAAAGCTTTGGCTAAATTTCTAAACCTTCCTTTTTATGATCTTGATGATTTAATTGTAAGCAACTACAGCAGTGCACTATACTCCTCATCTGCAGAGATCTATAAAGCTTATGGGGATCAGAAATTCAGTGAATGTGAAGCTCGTATTCTTGAAACTTTACCTCCAGAAGATGCCTTGATCTCCCTTGGTGGAGGGACCTTGATGTATGAAGCCTCTTACCGAGCGATTCAAACTAGGGGAGCTCTTGTATTTCTCTCTGTAGAACTACCTTTAATTTATGAAAGACTCGAGAAACGAGGGTTACCAGAACGGCTGAAAGAAGCCATGAAAACAAAACCTCTAAGCGAGATTTTAACTGAGCGCATCGACAGAATGAAAGAAATTGCTGATTACATTTTTCCCGTGGATCACGTAGATCATTCCTCGAAGAGCTCCTTAGAACAAGCGTCTCAAGATCTCATTACCTTGTTAAAGTCATGA
- the aaxA gene encoding porin AaxA has translation MISFRFLLLSGLCALGISSYAETPKETTGHYHRYKARIQKKHPESIKESAPSETPHHNSLLSPVTNIFCSHPWKDGVSVSNLLTSVEKATNTQISLDFSILPQWFYPHKALGQTQALEIPSWQFYFSPSTTWTLYDSPTAGQGIVDFSYTLIHYWQTNGVDANQAAGTASSMNDYSNRENNLAQLTFSQTFPGDFLTLAIGQYSLYAIDGTLYDNDQYSGFISYALSQNASATYSLGSTGAYLQFTPNSEIKVQLGFQDSYNIDGTNFSIYNLTKSKYNFYGYASWTPKPSCGDGQYSVLLYSTRKVPEQNSQVTGWSLNAAQHIHEKLYLFGRINGATGTALPINRSYVLGLVSENPLNRHSQDLLGIGFATNKVNAKAISNVNKLRRYESVMEAFATIGFGPYISLTPDFQLYIHPALRPERRTSQVYGLRANLSL, from the coding sequence ATGATATCCTTTCGTTTTCTTTTACTTTCAGGACTCTGCGCTCTTGGAATTTCCTCTTATGCCGAAACTCCTAAAGAAACGACGGGCCACTACCATCGTTATAAAGCAAGAATTCAAAAAAAACATCCCGAGTCCATAAAAGAAAGCGCCCCTTCGGAAACTCCACATCATAACAGCCTTCTCTCTCCAGTTACTAATATCTTCTGTTCACATCCTTGGAAGGATGGCGTTTCCGTATCCAACCTATTAACATCTGTAGAAAAAGCGACAAATACTCAGATATCCTTGGACTTCAGTATTCTTCCCCAGTGGTTTTACCCTCACAAAGCTCTTGGCCAAACGCAAGCCCTAGAGATTCCTTCGTGGCAGTTCTACTTCAGTCCTAGCACTACCTGGACTCTTTATGATTCTCCAACAGCAGGTCAAGGAATCGTAGACTTTAGCTATACGTTGATACATTACTGGCAAACTAACGGTGTTGACGCCAATCAAGCCGCGGGAACCGCTTCCAGTATGAATGATTACTCTAATAGAGAAAATAACCTAGCACAGCTTACCTTCTCTCAGACTTTCCCTGGAGACTTTTTGACCCTAGCTATAGGACAATACAGCCTCTATGCTATAGACGGCACGCTTTACGATAATGATCAGTACTCTGGGTTTATTAGCTACGCCTTATCACAAAACGCAAGTGCTACCTACTCATTGGGAAGTACAGGTGCTTATCTGCAGTTCACTCCAAATTCTGAAATCAAGGTTCAACTAGGTTTTCAAGATTCCTATAATATTGATGGAACCAACTTTTCGATTTATAATCTGACAAAAAGCAAATACAACTTTTACGGCTACGCCTCCTGGACTCCAAAACCTTCGTGTGGAGATGGACAGTACTCTGTATTGCTCTATAGCACACGCAAAGTTCCTGAGCAAAACTCCCAGGTCACAGGATGGTCCCTGAATGCTGCTCAACATATTCATGAAAAGCTCTATCTATTCGGAAGAATCAACGGAGCTACGGGAACAGCACTCCCCATAAACCGTTCGTATGTTTTAGGTCTTGTCTCTGAGAATCCCTTAAACCGCCACTCTCAAGATCTTCTTGGCATAGGATTTGCTACAAATAAGGTAAATGCTAAAGCGATTTCCAATGTGAACAAGCTACGACGTTATGAGTCTGTTATGGAAGCTTTCGCTACTATTGGCTTTGGACCTTATATATCTCTAACTCCAGATTTCCAACTCTATATCCACCCAGCGTTACGCCCAGAGAGGAGAACCTCTCAAGTGTATGGCCTGCGTGCAAATCTTTCCTTATAA
- a CDS encoding DUF2608 domain-containing protein has product MKTWLFFTFLFSCSSFYASCRYAEVRSIHEVAGDILYDEENFWLILDLDDTLLQGGEALSHSIWKSKAIQGLQKQGTPEQEAWEAVVPFWIEIQEMGTVQPIESAIFLLIEKIQKQGKTTFVYTERPKTAKDLTLKQLHMLNVSLEDTAPQPQAPLPKNLLYTSGILFSGDYHKGPGLDLFLEICTPLPAKIIYIDNQKENVLRIGDLCQKYGIAYFGITYKAQELHPPIYFDNIAQVQYNYSKKLLSNEAAALLLRHQMHE; this is encoded by the coding sequence ATGAAAACCTGGTTGTTCTTCACTTTCTTATTCTCCTGCTCGTCGTTCTATGCTTCTTGTCGTTATGCCGAGGTCAGGTCCATTCATGAAGTTGCTGGTGATATCCTCTATGATGAAGAGAACTTCTGGCTGATCTTAGATCTTGATGATACGCTTCTTCAAGGAGGAGAGGCTCTCTCTCATTCTATATGGAAAAGCAAAGCAATCCAGGGGTTACAGAAACAGGGAACCCCAGAACAAGAAGCTTGGGAGGCTGTAGTTCCTTTCTGGATTGAAATTCAAGAAATGGGAACCGTTCAGCCTATAGAATCTGCTATTTTTCTACTCATTGAGAAAATCCAGAAGCAAGGAAAGACAACCTTTGTCTACACGGAACGTCCTAAAACAGCTAAAGATCTTACCCTAAAGCAACTTCATATGCTCAACGTCTCCTTAGAAGATACTGCTCCACAACCTCAAGCTCCCCTACCCAAGAACCTTCTCTACACATCGGGAATTCTTTTTTCTGGAGACTACCACAAAGGACCGGGACTCGATCTCTTCTTGGAAATATGCACCCCCTTACCCGCTAAGATTATCTATATTGATAACCAAAAAGAAAATGTCCTTCGCATCGGTGATCTATGCCAAAAATATGGAATTGCTTATTTCGGAATCACCTATAAAGCTCAGGAACTTCACCCCCCGATCTATTTTGATAACATTGCACAAGTACAGTACAACTACTCTAAAAAATTACTCAGCAATGAAGCGGCGGCTCTTCTTCTGCGCCACCAAATGCACGAATAA
- a CDS encoding bifunctional 3-dehydroquinate dehydratase/shikimate dehydrogenase has protein sequence MLCATVSGPSFCEAKQQILKSLHLVDIIELRLDLINELDDQELHTLITTAQNPILTFRQHKEMSTALWIQKLYSLAKLEPKWMDIDVSLPKTALQTIRKSHPKIKLILSYHTDKNEDLDAIYNEMLATPAEIYKIVLSPENSSEALNYIKKARLLPKPSTVLCMGTHGLPSRVLSPLISNAMNYAAGISAPQVAPGQPKLEELLSYNYSKLSEKSHIYGLIGDPVDRSISHLSHNFLLSKLSLNATYIKFPVTIGEVVTFFSAIRDLPFSGLSVTMPLKTAIFDHVDALDASAQLCESINTLVFRNQKILGYNTDGEGVAKLLKQKNISVNNKHIAIVGAGGAAKAIAATLAMQGANLHIFNRTLSSAAALATCCKGKAYPLGSLENFKTIDIIINCLPPEVTFPWRFPPIVMDINTKPHPSPYLERAQKHGSLIIHGYEMFIEQALLQFALWFPDFLTPESCDSFRNYVKNFMAKV, from the coding sequence ATGTTATGCGCCACTGTTAGCGGTCCCTCATTTTGTGAAGCAAAACAACAAATTCTAAAGTCTCTACACCTTGTAGATATTATAGAACTACGACTCGATCTCATAAACGAACTTGATGATCAAGAACTGCATACCCTCATTACCACAGCCCAAAACCCCATCCTCACCTTTAGACAACACAAAGAGATGTCGACAGCGCTATGGATTCAAAAACTATATTCCCTAGCAAAACTTGAACCCAAGTGGATGGATATCGATGTGAGTCTTCCTAAGACCGCCCTTCAAACCATCCGCAAGAGCCATCCTAAAATAAAGCTCATCCTTTCCTATCATACAGACAAAAATGAAGACCTCGATGCAATCTATAATGAGATGCTTGCAACTCCCGCTGAGATCTACAAAATCGTACTCTCCCCAGAGAACTCCAGTGAAGCTCTGAATTATATAAAAAAAGCTCGCCTGTTACCAAAACCATCTACAGTCCTTTGTATGGGAACCCATGGGCTCCCCTCTAGAGTTCTCTCCCCACTGATCAGCAACGCTATGAATTACGCTGCTGGAATCAGTGCGCCTCAAGTAGCCCCGGGACAACCTAAACTTGAGGAGCTGCTCTCCTATAACTACTCGAAGCTATCTGAAAAATCACACATTTACGGACTCATCGGAGATCCTGTAGACCGTAGCATCAGTCACCTCTCCCACAACTTCTTACTCTCTAAGCTTTCTCTCAATGCAACATATATCAAATTCCCTGTTACTATAGGGGAAGTCGTCACCTTTTTCTCTGCGATCCGAGATCTTCCTTTTTCAGGACTTAGTGTCACTATGCCACTAAAAACCGCAATCTTCGACCATGTCGATGCTCTTGATGCATCGGCGCAACTCTGCGAGTCTATAAACACCCTGGTCTTCCGAAATCAGAAAATTCTAGGTTACAATACAGACGGTGAGGGAGTAGCCAAACTCCTAAAACAAAAGAATATCTCTGTTAACAACAAACACATTGCCATTGTAGGTGCTGGAGGTGCTGCTAAAGCAATCGCTGCAACACTGGCGATGCAAGGTGCTAATCTCCACATCTTCAATAGAACTCTTTCTTCAGCAGCTGCTTTAGCTACTTGCTGTAAAGGCAAAGCCTATCCCTTAGGCTCCTTAGAGAATTTTAAAACTATAGACATAATCATCAACTGTCTCCCTCCGGAAGTGACCTTCCCTTGGAGATTCCCTCCTATAGTCATGGACATCAATACCAAACCGCATCCCTCTCCCTACCTTGAACGTGCTCAAAAACATGGCTCTCTCATTATCCATGGCTACGAAATGTTCATAGAACAAGCCCTGCTACAATTTGCTCTTTGGTTCCCAGATTTCCTAACTCCAGAGTCTTGTGACTCTTTCCGAAACTATGTAAAAAACTTCATGGCAAAAGTATAA
- the aaxC gene encoding arginine/agmatine antiporter AaxC, which yields MTSRTKSSKNLGTIALAGMVVSSIIGGGIFSLPQNMAATAGAGAVILSWILTGFGMFFIANTFRILSTIRPDLKEGIYMYSREGFGPYIGFTIGWGYWLCQIFGNVGYAVITMDALNYFFPPYFQGGNTLPAILGGSILIWVFNFIVLKGIRQASIINVIGTIFKIIPLIIFIILTAFFFKLAVFKTDFWGHAVTKAQPSLGSVSSQLKGTMLVTLWAFIGIEGAVVMSGRAKNPLSVGQATVLGFLGCLTIYILFSLLPFGSLFQHQLANIPNPSTAGVLDILVGKWGEVLMNVGLIIAVLSSWLSWTIIVAEIPFSAAKNGTFPEIFTIENKEKSPSVSLYITSSVMQLAMLLVYFSSNAWNTMLSITGVMVLPAYLASAAFLFKLSKSKTYPKKGSIKAPLAMITGILGVVYSLWLIYAGGLKYLFMALVLLALGIPFYIDAGKKKKNAKTFFAKKEIVGMTFIGLLALTAIFLFSTGRIKI from the coding sequence ATGACCTCAAGGACTAAATCCTCAAAAAATTTAGGGACCATAGCCCTTGCGGGTATGGTAGTCAGTTCCATAATTGGGGGAGGGATTTTCAGCCTCCCCCAAAACATGGCAGCGACAGCAGGAGCTGGTGCCGTAATCCTATCTTGGATACTCACTGGCTTCGGCATGTTCTTTATCGCAAATACGTTTAGGATCCTCTCTACAATACGTCCCGACCTTAAGGAAGGGATCTACATGTACAGTAGAGAAGGTTTCGGCCCCTACATAGGATTCACCATCGGCTGGGGATATTGGCTTTGTCAAATCTTCGGTAATGTGGGATATGCCGTAATTACTATGGATGCTCTAAACTACTTCTTCCCTCCCTACTTCCAAGGAGGAAATACCCTACCTGCTATTTTAGGAGGCTCCATTCTTATCTGGGTGTTCAACTTCATAGTTCTGAAAGGAATCCGTCAAGCATCGATAATCAACGTCATCGGAACTATATTTAAAATCATCCCTCTAATCATCTTCATTATCCTGACTGCGTTCTTCTTCAAGCTCGCTGTTTTCAAAACAGATTTTTGGGGACATGCCGTAACAAAAGCCCAACCGAGTTTAGGATCCGTAAGTTCACAACTTAAAGGGACTATGTTGGTCACCCTATGGGCATTTATAGGAATCGAAGGTGCCGTGGTGATGTCTGGACGAGCAAAAAATCCTCTCTCTGTAGGGCAAGCTACAGTCTTAGGATTTTTAGGTTGCCTAACAATCTACATCTTATTTTCTTTATTACCTTTTGGCTCGCTCTTCCAACATCAACTAGCGAACATCCCCAATCCCTCTACAGCTGGTGTCCTCGACATCCTCGTAGGGAAATGGGGAGAAGTGCTCATGAATGTCGGCCTGATTATTGCTGTTTTATCTAGCTGGTTATCCTGGACGATCATCGTTGCAGAAATCCCCTTCTCAGCAGCTAAAAATGGCACCTTCCCTGAGATCTTCACTATAGAAAATAAAGAGAAATCTCCCAGCGTCTCCCTATACATTACGAGCTCTGTGATGCAGCTCGCCATGCTCCTTGTTTACTTTTCTTCGAATGCTTGGAATACTATGCTCAGCATCACGGGGGTCATGGTTCTCCCTGCGTATCTAGCGAGTGCTGCCTTTCTCTTTAAACTTAGCAAAAGCAAAACATATCCTAAAAAAGGGTCTATTAAAGCCCCTTTGGCAATGATAACTGGTATCCTGGGAGTGGTTTACTCTCTATGGCTTATCTATGCAGGAGGTCTAAAATACCTCTTTATGGCCTTAGTTCTTTTAGCTCTTGGCATCCCCTTCTATATAGACGCAGGGAAAAAGAAGAAAAATGCTAAGACATTCTTTGCTAAAAAAGAAATTGTAGGAATGACTTTCATAGGCCTTCTTGCGCTGACAGCGATCTTCCTATTCTCAACAGGAAGAATCAAAATTTAA
- a CDS encoding malate dehydrogenase: protein MAFKEVVRVAVTGGKGQIAYNFLFALAHGDVFGVDRGVDLRIYDVPGTERALSGVRMELDDGAYPLLHRLRVTTSLNDAFDGIDAAFLIGAVPRGPGMERGDLLKQNGQIFSLQGAALNTAAKRDAKIFVVGNPVNTNCWIAMKHAPRLHRKNFHAMLRLDQNRMHSMLAHRAEVPLEEVSRVVIWGNHSAKQVPDFTQARISGKPAAEVIGDRDWLENILVHSVQNRGSAVIEARGKSSAASASRALAEAARSIFCPKSDEWFSSGVCSDHNPYGIPEDLIFGFPCRMLPSGDYEIIPGLPWEPFIRNKIQISLDEIAQEKASVSSL, encoded by the coding sequence ATGGCATTCAAAGAGGTCGTTCGTGTTGCTGTCACAGGAGGCAAAGGGCAGATTGCGTATAATTTTTTATTTGCATTAGCCCATGGAGATGTTTTTGGAGTGGATCGTGGTGTAGATTTACGGATCTATGATGTGCCGGGTACAGAGAGAGCTCTCTCAGGGGTGCGTATGGAGCTCGATGACGGTGCATATCCTCTTTTACATCGTCTGCGTGTGACGACATCGTTAAACGACGCTTTTGATGGTATCGATGCGGCGTTTCTGATAGGTGCTGTGCCTCGTGGACCCGGTATGGAGCGAGGAGATCTTTTAAAGCAAAATGGTCAGATCTTTTCGTTACAGGGGGCCGCTTTAAATACAGCAGCAAAAAGAGATGCTAAGATTTTTGTTGTAGGGAACCCTGTCAATACGAATTGCTGGATTGCTATGAAACATGCTCCCAGATTGCATCGGAAAAATTTCCATGCGATGTTACGCTTGGATCAGAATCGCATGCATAGCATGCTCGCTCATCGTGCTGAGGTTCCTCTAGAGGAGGTCTCCCGTGTTGTCATCTGGGGAAATCATTCTGCAAAGCAGGTTCCTGACTTCACACAAGCACGTATCTCAGGGAAACCCGCAGCCGAGGTTATCGGAGATCGAGATTGGTTGGAAAACATTTTAGTACACTCCGTGCAGAATCGTGGAAGCGCTGTAATTGAAGCAAGAGGGAAATCTTCGGCAGCATCCGCATCTCGAGCACTTGCCGAGGCCGCGCGATCTATTTTTTGTCCTAAAAGTGACGAGTGGTTTTCTTCTGGAGTGTGTTCGGATCATAATCCTTATGGTATTCCTGAAGACTTGATTTTTGGTTTTCCATGTCGTATGTTGCCTTCTGGAGATTATGAAATCATTCCTGGATTGCCTTGGGAGCCTTTTATCAGAAATAAGATTCAAATTTCCCTGGATGAAATTGCTCAGGAAAAAGCTAGCGTGTCTTCGTTATAA